One genomic segment of Mytilus trossulus isolate FHL-02 chromosome 4, PNRI_Mtr1.1.1.hap1, whole genome shotgun sequence includes these proteins:
- the LOC134715511 gene encoding alpha-adducin-like isoform X1 — protein MSAPQVNGPSSPSGKYIDNIDPDDPEYQRQMRRPADVKEDVKQMQDRSRVSLVLNSEAFRKELEEIINEQISEGNDPTNLIALQQITDLLNQNNKSSQQSGGFGRGLTSVIPIADIKGMETTKYTKQEKQLRCKVASLYRVVDLNGWSYGIYNHISARINQEHEHFLINPFGVLYSEVTASSLVKVDMQGETIDPGSTTLGINKAGFTLHSAIHQARPDIKCIIHLHTPEVVAVSTMKCGFLPLSQESLIVGDVSFHDYNGILVDQEERDALQRSLGPTNKVMFLRNHGVVTCGSTVEEAYHYAVNVMSACLTQTKAVPAGVDNLILVSEEIKKRTFQVGSQGGGGVDTGGRKWKTGELEFEAVMRQLDNVGYRTGYLYRLPQFKQEVRKEKNNSDVEIPPTCSSFTYIIDGDIEHSKYVSPLKLAKDRQKQNYKAGWLVNSPNNYVRQELEESGTQNPKKYSKWIPEEDGSPNRKSTQIKIENPNQFAPQGANPKEFKLKQKEIRKDYYEERISAGPQSKILEGITWEEAKKLQAEGKLDGDLSMVGDNVIVYGAASKGIIQRDQQHNVQVYKTQYAANPFDSINEEEIEKYKIEVENRGKGEPAVTEDLSPGPDGKLISTMERMHIIQQQQVEPETKPEVEKPKQEVPVETKRQSSNTSRSEETTIDDVFQSNYPPVSPTSPTENKVMSRKKRPQSKETNIDDIFDDKYNELVSSSKETLIDDVYIESQKYIEKPPAIRRSSSNRDPPRSPALIQELKEKSFERSKSERYGRDRVLNGDEKPSSPAKSDTLKSTDSASGGDTLEDRSSKEGSPVKELPSPSKDKKKKKKFRMPSFSKNKKNKESKESTL, from the exons ATCCTGATGACCCAGAATACCAGCGTCAGATGAGGAGACCAGCAGATGTCAAGGAGGATGTCAAACAAATGCAGGATAGGTCCAGAGTGTCGCTAGTCCTCAACAGCGAGGCTTTTCGTAAAGAGTTAGAGGAGATTATAAATGAACAGATTTCTGAAGGAAATGACCCCACCAACTTAATAGCACTACAGCAAATTACAGATCTACTCAACCAAAACAACAAATCAAGCCAGCAAAGTGGTGGTTTTGGAAGAGGAC TTACTTCTGTCATTCCAATCGCAGACATAAAGGGCAtggaaacaacaaaatatacaaaacaggAAAAACAATTACGGTGTAAAGTAGCTTCCTTGTACAGAGTTGTAGATCTGAATGGGTGGAGTTATGGAATTTATAATCACATAAGT GCAAGAATTAACCAAGAACATGAACACTTTTTAATTAATCCATTTGGAGTGTTGTATTCAGAAGTGACGGCATCATCATTAGTTAAAGTGGACATGCAGGGAGAAACAATAGATCCTGGATCAACAACATTAGGAATTAACAAAGCTGGTTTTACATTACACTCAGCCATTCATCAGGCTAGGCCGGACATTAAGTGCATTATTCATCTACATACACCTGAAGTTGTTGCT gTCTCCACAATGAAATGTGGTTTTCTTCCCTTGTCACAAGAATCCCTTATAGTAGGAGATGTTAGTTTTCATGATTATAATGGAATTCTAGTAGATCAAGAAGAACGGGATGCATTACAACGCAGTCTAGGACCAACTAATAAG GTTATGTTTTTAAGAAATCATGGTGTTGTAACGTGTGGTTCTACAGTAGAGGAAGCCTACCATTATGCAGTTAATGTCATGTCTGCTTGTCTGACACAG aCAAAGGCAGTCCCAGCTGGAGTGGATAACCTCATTTTAGTTagtgaagaaataaaaaagagaacGTTCCAGGTTGGAAGCCAAGGTGGTGGTGGTGTAGACACAGGAGGCAGGAAATGGAAGACAGGAGAACTAGAGTTTGAAGCTGTTATGAGACAATTAGATAATGTT GGCTATAGAACTGGCTATTTATACAGATTACCACAGTTTAAACAAGAAGTTAGGAAGGAGAAGAATAACAGTGATGTAGAAATACCCCCAACATGTAGCTCATTTACATACATCATTGATGGTGACATAGAACACTCAAAATATGT aTCACCTTTGAAATTAGCTAAAGACAGACAGAAGCAGAACTACAAAGCAGGCTGGTTGGTAAATTCTCCAAACAATTATGTGAGGCAAGAATTAGAAGAATCTGGAACACAGAACCCTAAGAAATATTCAAAG TGGATACCAGAAGAAGACGGATCACCAAATAGAAAGAGTACACAAATTAAGATTGAAAATCCCAATCAGTTTGCACCACAGGGAGCTAACCCAAAGGAGTTCAAACTTAAACAGAAAGAG atcaGAAAAGATTATTATGAAGAAAGGATAAGTGCAGGACCTCAGTCTAAGATTTTAGAAGGCATTACTTGGGAGGAGGCGAAAAAATTACAG GCCGAAGGAAAGCTT GACGGAGATTTGAGTATGGTAGGGGATAATGTTATAGTATATGGTGCTGCATCTAAAGGCATCATCCAGAGAGACCAACAACATAATGTACAGGTGTATAAGACACAGTATGCTGCCAACCCCTTCGACAGTATCAATGAGGAGGAGATAGAAAAGTACAAGATAGAGGTGGAGAATAGAGGCAAAGGAGAACCAG CAGTAACAGAAGATTTGTCACCAGGACCTGATGGTAAATTGATATCTACCATGGAGCGTATGCACATCATACAACAACAACAAGTAGAACCAGAAACTAAACCAGAAGTAGAGAAACCAAAACAAGAAG TTCCTGTAGAAACCAAACGTCAGTCGTCTAACACCTCTCGTAGTGAAGAAACCACCATTGACGATGTGTTTCAATCTAACTACCCTCCTGTTTCACCTACGTCACCTACAGAAAACAAAG TTATGTCTCGGAAAAAGAGACCTCAATCTAAAGAGACAAACATAgatgatatatttgatgataagTATAATG AATTAGTCAGTTCATCGAAGGAAACATTGATAGATGATGTGTATATAGAATCTCAAAAATACATAG AGAAGCCACCAGCAATTCGGAGGAGTTCTTCAAATAGAGACCCCCCACGTAGTCCTGCAT TAATACAAGAATTAAAAGAGAAGAGTTTTGAGAGATCCAAATCTGAACGATATGGGCGTG atcGTGTTCTAAATGGAGATGAGAAGCCATCTTCCCCAGCCAAGTCTGATACCCTCAAATCAACAGACAGTGCCAGTGGTGGTGATACTCTAGAAGACAGGAGTAGTAAAGAG gGATCTCCAGTGAAAGAACTTCCATCCccatcaaaagacaaaaagaagaagaaaaagttCAGAATGCCATCATTctcaaaaaataagaaaaacaaggAGAGCAAAGAAAGCACATTATAA
- the LOC134715511 gene encoding alpha-adducin-like isoform X5 — translation MSAPQVNGPSSPSGKYIDNIDPDDPEYQRQMRRPADVKEDVKQMQDRSRVSLVLNSEAFRKELEEIINEQISEGNDPTNLIALQQITDLLNQNNKSSQQSGGFGRGLTSVIPIADIKGMETTKYTKQEKQLRCKVASLYRVVDLNGWSYGIYNHISARINQEHEHFLINPFGVLYSEVTASSLVKVDMQGETIDPGSTTLGINKAGFTLHSAIHQARPDIKCIIHLHTPEVVAVSTMKCGFLPLSQESLIVGDVSFHDYNGILVDQEERDALQRSLGPTNKVMFLRNHGVVTCGSTVEEAYHYAVNVMSACLTQTKAVPAGVDNLILVSEEIKKRTFQVGSQGGGGVDTGGRKWKTGELEFEAVMRQLDNVGYRTGYLYRLPQFKQEVRKEKNNSDVEIPPTCSSFTYIIDGDIEHSKYVSPLKLAKDRQKQNYKAGWLVNSPNNYVRQELEESGTQNPKKYSKWIPEEDGSPNRKSTQIKIENPNQFAPQGANPKEFKLKQKEIRKDYYEERISAGPQSKILEGITWEEAKKLQDGDLSMVGDNVIVYGAASKGIIQRDQQHNVQVYKTQYAANPFDSINEEEIEKYKIEVENRGKGEPAVTEDLSPGPDGKLISTMERMHIIQQQQVEPETKPEVEKPKQEVPVETKRQSSNTSRSEETTIDDVFQSNYPPVSPTSPTENKVMSRKKRPQSKETNIDDIFDDKYNELVSSSKETLIDDVYIESQKYIEKPPAIRRSSSNRDPPRSPALIQELKEKSFERSKSERYGRDRVLNGDEKPSSPAKSDTLKSTDSASGGDTLEDRSSKEGSPVKELPSPSKDKKKKKKFRMPSFSKNKKNKESKESTL, via the exons ATCCTGATGACCCAGAATACCAGCGTCAGATGAGGAGACCAGCAGATGTCAAGGAGGATGTCAAACAAATGCAGGATAGGTCCAGAGTGTCGCTAGTCCTCAACAGCGAGGCTTTTCGTAAAGAGTTAGAGGAGATTATAAATGAACAGATTTCTGAAGGAAATGACCCCACCAACTTAATAGCACTACAGCAAATTACAGATCTACTCAACCAAAACAACAAATCAAGCCAGCAAAGTGGTGGTTTTGGAAGAGGAC TTACTTCTGTCATTCCAATCGCAGACATAAAGGGCAtggaaacaacaaaatatacaaaacaggAAAAACAATTACGGTGTAAAGTAGCTTCCTTGTACAGAGTTGTAGATCTGAATGGGTGGAGTTATGGAATTTATAATCACATAAGT GCAAGAATTAACCAAGAACATGAACACTTTTTAATTAATCCATTTGGAGTGTTGTATTCAGAAGTGACGGCATCATCATTAGTTAAAGTGGACATGCAGGGAGAAACAATAGATCCTGGATCAACAACATTAGGAATTAACAAAGCTGGTTTTACATTACACTCAGCCATTCATCAGGCTAGGCCGGACATTAAGTGCATTATTCATCTACATACACCTGAAGTTGTTGCT gTCTCCACAATGAAATGTGGTTTTCTTCCCTTGTCACAAGAATCCCTTATAGTAGGAGATGTTAGTTTTCATGATTATAATGGAATTCTAGTAGATCAAGAAGAACGGGATGCATTACAACGCAGTCTAGGACCAACTAATAAG GTTATGTTTTTAAGAAATCATGGTGTTGTAACGTGTGGTTCTACAGTAGAGGAAGCCTACCATTATGCAGTTAATGTCATGTCTGCTTGTCTGACACAG aCAAAGGCAGTCCCAGCTGGAGTGGATAACCTCATTTTAGTTagtgaagaaataaaaaagagaacGTTCCAGGTTGGAAGCCAAGGTGGTGGTGGTGTAGACACAGGAGGCAGGAAATGGAAGACAGGAGAACTAGAGTTTGAAGCTGTTATGAGACAATTAGATAATGTT GGCTATAGAACTGGCTATTTATACAGATTACCACAGTTTAAACAAGAAGTTAGGAAGGAGAAGAATAACAGTGATGTAGAAATACCCCCAACATGTAGCTCATTTACATACATCATTGATGGTGACATAGAACACTCAAAATATGT aTCACCTTTGAAATTAGCTAAAGACAGACAGAAGCAGAACTACAAAGCAGGCTGGTTGGTAAATTCTCCAAACAATTATGTGAGGCAAGAATTAGAAGAATCTGGAACACAGAACCCTAAGAAATATTCAAAG TGGATACCAGAAGAAGACGGATCACCAAATAGAAAGAGTACACAAATTAAGATTGAAAATCCCAATCAGTTTGCACCACAGGGAGCTAACCCAAAGGAGTTCAAACTTAAACAGAAAGAG atcaGAAAAGATTATTATGAAGAAAGGATAAGTGCAGGACCTCAGTCTAAGATTTTAGAAGGCATTACTTGGGAGGAGGCGAAAAAATTACAG GACGGAGATTTGAGTATGGTAGGGGATAATGTTATAGTATATGGTGCTGCATCTAAAGGCATCATCCAGAGAGACCAACAACATAATGTACAGGTGTATAAGACACAGTATGCTGCCAACCCCTTCGACAGTATCAATGAGGAGGAGATAGAAAAGTACAAGATAGAGGTGGAGAATAGAGGCAAAGGAGAACCAG CAGTAACAGAAGATTTGTCACCAGGACCTGATGGTAAATTGATATCTACCATGGAGCGTATGCACATCATACAACAACAACAAGTAGAACCAGAAACTAAACCAGAAGTAGAGAAACCAAAACAAGAAG TTCCTGTAGAAACCAAACGTCAGTCGTCTAACACCTCTCGTAGTGAAGAAACCACCATTGACGATGTGTTTCAATCTAACTACCCTCCTGTTTCACCTACGTCACCTACAGAAAACAAAG TTATGTCTCGGAAAAAGAGACCTCAATCTAAAGAGACAAACATAgatgatatatttgatgataagTATAATG AATTAGTCAGTTCATCGAAGGAAACATTGATAGATGATGTGTATATAGAATCTCAAAAATACATAG AGAAGCCACCAGCAATTCGGAGGAGTTCTTCAAATAGAGACCCCCCACGTAGTCCTGCAT TAATACAAGAATTAAAAGAGAAGAGTTTTGAGAGATCCAAATCTGAACGATATGGGCGTG atcGTGTTCTAAATGGAGATGAGAAGCCATCTTCCCCAGCCAAGTCTGATACCCTCAAATCAACAGACAGTGCCAGTGGTGGTGATACTCTAGAAGACAGGAGTAGTAAAGAG gGATCTCCAGTGAAAGAACTTCCATCCccatcaaaagacaaaaagaagaagaaaaagttCAGAATGCCATCATTctcaaaaaataagaaaaacaaggAGAGCAAAGAAAGCACATTATAA
- the LOC134715511 gene encoding gamma-adducin-like isoform X14, which produces MSAPQVNGPSSPSGKYIDNIDPDDPEYQRQMRRPADVKEDVKQMQDRSRVSLVLNSEAFRKELEEIINEQISEGNDPTNLIALQQITDLLNQNNKSSQQSGGFGRGLTSVIPIADIKGMETTKYTKQEKQLRCKVASLYRVVDLNGWSYGIYNHISARINQEHEHFLINPFGVLYSEVTASSLVKVDMQGETIDPGSTTLGINKAGFTLHSAIHQARPDIKCIIHLHTPEVVAVSTMKCGFLPLSQESLIVGDVSFHDYNGILVDQEERDALQRSLGPTNKVMFLRNHGVVTCGSTVEEAYHYAVNVMSACLTQTKAVPAGVDNLILVSEEIKKRTFQVGSQGGGGVDTGGRKWKTGELEFEAVMRQLDNVGYRTGYLYRLPQFKQEVRKEKNNSDVEIPPTCSSFTYIIDGDIEHSKYVSPLKLAKDRQKQNYKAGWLVNSPNNYVRQELEESGTQNPKKYSKWIPEEDGSPNRKSTQIKIENPNQFAPQGANPKEFKLKQKEIRKDYYEERISAGPQSKILEGITWEEAKKLQAEGKLDGDLSMVGDNVIVYGAASKGIIQRDQQHNVQVYKTQYAANPFDSINEEEIEKYKIEVENRGKGEPAVTEDLSPGPDGKLISTMERMHIIQQQQVEPETKPEVEKPKQEEKPPAIRRSSSNRDPPRSPALIQELKEKSFERSKSERYGRDRVLNGDEKPSSPAKSDTLKSTDSASGGDTLEDRSSKEGSPVKELPSPSKDKKKKKKFRMPSFSKNKKNKESKESTL; this is translated from the exons ATCCTGATGACCCAGAATACCAGCGTCAGATGAGGAGACCAGCAGATGTCAAGGAGGATGTCAAACAAATGCAGGATAGGTCCAGAGTGTCGCTAGTCCTCAACAGCGAGGCTTTTCGTAAAGAGTTAGAGGAGATTATAAATGAACAGATTTCTGAAGGAAATGACCCCACCAACTTAATAGCACTACAGCAAATTACAGATCTACTCAACCAAAACAACAAATCAAGCCAGCAAAGTGGTGGTTTTGGAAGAGGAC TTACTTCTGTCATTCCAATCGCAGACATAAAGGGCAtggaaacaacaaaatatacaaaacaggAAAAACAATTACGGTGTAAAGTAGCTTCCTTGTACAGAGTTGTAGATCTGAATGGGTGGAGTTATGGAATTTATAATCACATAAGT GCAAGAATTAACCAAGAACATGAACACTTTTTAATTAATCCATTTGGAGTGTTGTATTCAGAAGTGACGGCATCATCATTAGTTAAAGTGGACATGCAGGGAGAAACAATAGATCCTGGATCAACAACATTAGGAATTAACAAAGCTGGTTTTACATTACACTCAGCCATTCATCAGGCTAGGCCGGACATTAAGTGCATTATTCATCTACATACACCTGAAGTTGTTGCT gTCTCCACAATGAAATGTGGTTTTCTTCCCTTGTCACAAGAATCCCTTATAGTAGGAGATGTTAGTTTTCATGATTATAATGGAATTCTAGTAGATCAAGAAGAACGGGATGCATTACAACGCAGTCTAGGACCAACTAATAAG GTTATGTTTTTAAGAAATCATGGTGTTGTAACGTGTGGTTCTACAGTAGAGGAAGCCTACCATTATGCAGTTAATGTCATGTCTGCTTGTCTGACACAG aCAAAGGCAGTCCCAGCTGGAGTGGATAACCTCATTTTAGTTagtgaagaaataaaaaagagaacGTTCCAGGTTGGAAGCCAAGGTGGTGGTGGTGTAGACACAGGAGGCAGGAAATGGAAGACAGGAGAACTAGAGTTTGAAGCTGTTATGAGACAATTAGATAATGTT GGCTATAGAACTGGCTATTTATACAGATTACCACAGTTTAAACAAGAAGTTAGGAAGGAGAAGAATAACAGTGATGTAGAAATACCCCCAACATGTAGCTCATTTACATACATCATTGATGGTGACATAGAACACTCAAAATATGT aTCACCTTTGAAATTAGCTAAAGACAGACAGAAGCAGAACTACAAAGCAGGCTGGTTGGTAAATTCTCCAAACAATTATGTGAGGCAAGAATTAGAAGAATCTGGAACACAGAACCCTAAGAAATATTCAAAG TGGATACCAGAAGAAGACGGATCACCAAATAGAAAGAGTACACAAATTAAGATTGAAAATCCCAATCAGTTTGCACCACAGGGAGCTAACCCAAAGGAGTTCAAACTTAAACAGAAAGAG atcaGAAAAGATTATTATGAAGAAAGGATAAGTGCAGGACCTCAGTCTAAGATTTTAGAAGGCATTACTTGGGAGGAGGCGAAAAAATTACAG GCCGAAGGAAAGCTT GACGGAGATTTGAGTATGGTAGGGGATAATGTTATAGTATATGGTGCTGCATCTAAAGGCATCATCCAGAGAGACCAACAACATAATGTACAGGTGTATAAGACACAGTATGCTGCCAACCCCTTCGACAGTATCAATGAGGAGGAGATAGAAAAGTACAAGATAGAGGTGGAGAATAGAGGCAAAGGAGAACCAG CAGTAACAGAAGATTTGTCACCAGGACCTGATGGTAAATTGATATCTACCATGGAGCGTATGCACATCATACAACAACAACAAGTAGAACCAGAAACTAAACCAGAAGTAGAGAAACCAAAACAAGAAG AGAAGCCACCAGCAATTCGGAGGAGTTCTTCAAATAGAGACCCCCCACGTAGTCCTGCAT TAATACAAGAATTAAAAGAGAAGAGTTTTGAGAGATCCAAATCTGAACGATATGGGCGTG atcGTGTTCTAAATGGAGATGAGAAGCCATCTTCCCCAGCCAAGTCTGATACCCTCAAATCAACAGACAGTGCCAGTGGTGGTGATACTCTAGAAGACAGGAGTAGTAAAGAG gGATCTCCAGTGAAAGAACTTCCATCCccatcaaaagacaaaaagaagaagaaaaagttCAGAATGCCATCATTctcaaaaaataagaaaaacaaggAGAGCAAAGAAAGCACATTATAA
- the LOC134715511 gene encoding gamma-adducin-like isoform X15: MSAPQVNGPSSPSGKYIDNIDPDDPEYQRQMRRPADVKEDVKQMQDRSRVSLVLNSEAFRKELEEIINEQISEGNDPTNLIALQQITDLLNQNNKSSQQSGGFGRGLTSVIPIADIKGMETTKYTKQEKQLRCKVASLYRVVDLNGWSYGIYNHISARINQEHEHFLINPFGVLYSEVTASSLVKVDMQGETIDPGSTTLGINKAGFTLHSAIHQARPDIKCIIHLHTPEVVAVSTMKCGFLPLSQESLIVGDVSFHDYNGILVDQEERDALQRSLGPTNKVMFLRNHGVVTCGSTVEEAYHYAVNVMSACLTQTKAVPAGVDNLILVSEEIKKRTFQVGSQGGGGVDTGGRKWKTGELEFEAVMRQLDNVGYRTGYLYRLPQFKQEVRKEKNNSDVEIPPTCSSFTYIIDGDIEHSKYVSPLKLAKDRQKQNYKAGWLVNSPNNYVRQELEESGTQNPKKYSKWIPEEDGSPNRKSTQIKIENPNQFAPQGANPKEFKLKQKEIRKDYYEERISAGPQSKILEGITWEEAKKLQAEGKLDGDLSMVGDNVIVYGAASKGIIQRDQQHNVQVYKTQYAANPFDSINEEEIEKYKIEVENRGKGEPAVTEDLSPGPDGKLISTMERMHIIQQQQVEPETKPEVEKPKQEDRVLNGDEKPSSPAKSDTLKSTDSASGGDTLEDRSSKEGSPVKELPSPSKDKKKKKKFRMPSFSKNKKNKESKESTL, from the exons ATCCTGATGACCCAGAATACCAGCGTCAGATGAGGAGACCAGCAGATGTCAAGGAGGATGTCAAACAAATGCAGGATAGGTCCAGAGTGTCGCTAGTCCTCAACAGCGAGGCTTTTCGTAAAGAGTTAGAGGAGATTATAAATGAACAGATTTCTGAAGGAAATGACCCCACCAACTTAATAGCACTACAGCAAATTACAGATCTACTCAACCAAAACAACAAATCAAGCCAGCAAAGTGGTGGTTTTGGAAGAGGAC TTACTTCTGTCATTCCAATCGCAGACATAAAGGGCAtggaaacaacaaaatatacaaaacaggAAAAACAATTACGGTGTAAAGTAGCTTCCTTGTACAGAGTTGTAGATCTGAATGGGTGGAGTTATGGAATTTATAATCACATAAGT GCAAGAATTAACCAAGAACATGAACACTTTTTAATTAATCCATTTGGAGTGTTGTATTCAGAAGTGACGGCATCATCATTAGTTAAAGTGGACATGCAGGGAGAAACAATAGATCCTGGATCAACAACATTAGGAATTAACAAAGCTGGTTTTACATTACACTCAGCCATTCATCAGGCTAGGCCGGACATTAAGTGCATTATTCATCTACATACACCTGAAGTTGTTGCT gTCTCCACAATGAAATGTGGTTTTCTTCCCTTGTCACAAGAATCCCTTATAGTAGGAGATGTTAGTTTTCATGATTATAATGGAATTCTAGTAGATCAAGAAGAACGGGATGCATTACAACGCAGTCTAGGACCAACTAATAAG GTTATGTTTTTAAGAAATCATGGTGTTGTAACGTGTGGTTCTACAGTAGAGGAAGCCTACCATTATGCAGTTAATGTCATGTCTGCTTGTCTGACACAG aCAAAGGCAGTCCCAGCTGGAGTGGATAACCTCATTTTAGTTagtgaagaaataaaaaagagaacGTTCCAGGTTGGAAGCCAAGGTGGTGGTGGTGTAGACACAGGAGGCAGGAAATGGAAGACAGGAGAACTAGAGTTTGAAGCTGTTATGAGACAATTAGATAATGTT GGCTATAGAACTGGCTATTTATACAGATTACCACAGTTTAAACAAGAAGTTAGGAAGGAGAAGAATAACAGTGATGTAGAAATACCCCCAACATGTAGCTCATTTACATACATCATTGATGGTGACATAGAACACTCAAAATATGT aTCACCTTTGAAATTAGCTAAAGACAGACAGAAGCAGAACTACAAAGCAGGCTGGTTGGTAAATTCTCCAAACAATTATGTGAGGCAAGAATTAGAAGAATCTGGAACACAGAACCCTAAGAAATATTCAAAG TGGATACCAGAAGAAGACGGATCACCAAATAGAAAGAGTACACAAATTAAGATTGAAAATCCCAATCAGTTTGCACCACAGGGAGCTAACCCAAAGGAGTTCAAACTTAAACAGAAAGAG atcaGAAAAGATTATTATGAAGAAAGGATAAGTGCAGGACCTCAGTCTAAGATTTTAGAAGGCATTACTTGGGAGGAGGCGAAAAAATTACAG GCCGAAGGAAAGCTT GACGGAGATTTGAGTATGGTAGGGGATAATGTTATAGTATATGGTGCTGCATCTAAAGGCATCATCCAGAGAGACCAACAACATAATGTACAGGTGTATAAGACACAGTATGCTGCCAACCCCTTCGACAGTATCAATGAGGAGGAGATAGAAAAGTACAAGATAGAGGTGGAGAATAGAGGCAAAGGAGAACCAG CAGTAACAGAAGATTTGTCACCAGGACCTGATGGTAAATTGATATCTACCATGGAGCGTATGCACATCATACAACAACAACAAGTAGAACCAGAAACTAAACCAGAAGTAGAGAAACCAAAACAAGAAG atcGTGTTCTAAATGGAGATGAGAAGCCATCTTCCCCAGCCAAGTCTGATACCCTCAAATCAACAGACAGTGCCAGTGGTGGTGATACTCTAGAAGACAGGAGTAGTAAAGAG gGATCTCCAGTGAAAGAACTTCCATCCccatcaaaagacaaaaagaagaagaaaaagttCAGAATGCCATCATTctcaaaaaataagaaaaacaaggAGAGCAAAGAAAGCACATTATAA